The genomic window GAACAGACATCCTGATCCATACCTGACACATAAACAGCAACCTCAGGGTACTGCCAAGAAAAAAGCGAAAGATTATTGACACAACCAGGTATTATTGATAATAACAGTTGGACATTGTGTTTCTTTTCACGTAAATCCATTGGCCAGTGATAAGGCCATCAACACGCTGATGGTCCGCTAATGAAAATAAAAAAGGGAGGAGAAGATGAAAAATCGAGTTGTTATGATGTCAACGGCGGCGCTCTTTCTGGTGATTCTGCTGACACTTCCGGCGGTCTCTTTCGCCTACACGTTCCTTGATTGCGGTGTCTGTTCATCGCGCAAGGCGGCGAAAGAGAAAGCGGAAAAGGATAAGCTGACCTTCGGTATGGAAACCAGGCTCCGCTATGAGTACCTGGACAATATCAATTTTTCCTTTTATGGCGACAATCCGCCGGCCGGTGCGGGCACCGACGGCTTCCTGACCGGCAGAGTGAGGGCCGGCATCGACTACCGTCCTGTTGAACGGATACATATCGCCTTGTGGGGTGCCTATGCCGATGCCTGGGACTATGACAGCGACGAGCTTTTTGATAACAAGCGCACCAGCCGCTACAAAGAGGACCCTGACCTCTACCTGGCCTATGTGGAATTTGAAAACATCCTGGATCAGGACTTGAATATCAAGCTTGGCCGGCAGCGCCTCGATTATGGTGATTTCCGCGTTCTGGGACTGTGCGACTGGGTCAACACCGGCCCCTACCTGTGGGATGCGGTGCTGGTTTCCAAACGGTTTCCCAACGGCTTTGTCGATATGTTCTACGGCCGGACGGTCTATCAGGATGAACATGAATTCAGCCTCAACCGGCGTCACTGGTATGAAGGGGCGGGGGTCTACAGTCATTGGCAGCTGCCCAAGGGGATGCCCTATATCGCCTTTGAACCCTTTTATATCATGAAGTGGGATGATCATGAGAACTACAATGGCGGTGCCGGAGATCTGGATGACCAGTACCTGGGCATGCGCAGCTACGGCCGTGATCTGGCCGGCTTCGATTATGACCTGCTGTATGCCAGGGAGTCGGGTGATATGGGAGGCCTGGACATCGATGCCTACCATTTCAACGTCCGGGTGGGATATCGTTTTGCCATGCTGCCCTGGTCGCCGCGGCTGAGTTTCGGCTACACGGTCAGTTCCGGTAATGATTCTGGCACTGCCGACTTCGAACAGTACCAGACTGCTTTTGGCGTCTGGGGGGCAGCCTATGGCCAGGAATACAACATGTTCAGTTTCAAGAATTTTGAGGATTATCAGCTCAGCCTGGAGCTGAAGCCCCTGGAACCCGTCAAGGTGGAGCTGCATTACCATGACTACAAGCTGCACGAAAGCGGCGATTCATGGCGGTCGCTGGCCAACGACGGAACGTTGGGCGATGATGTGGGTGACGTGTTTGAGCTGGAGGTACGGTACGCTTTGTCTGACACGATGAGCATCGGCCTGCAGGCGGGGATGTTTGTGCCGGGGGATTATGCCAAGGACCGGACCGGTTTTGACGATGAAGCGACCTGGATTCTGCTGGATTGGGATTATCGGTTTGATTGGAAACTACTCTAATGATGGAGCTGGCGGTATTCTCACCTCGTTGGCGGGGGCGGCTCATGGCCGGCATTCTGGTGGTGCTGTCTGCGGCAGCTTTCCTGTTGCCGTCCCCTGCCGCCAGGGCGGCGGCGCCAGGGGAGTTCTATGCCGGCCGGATTCAAGCCTATCGCCAGAGCAAGGATGCTTATTTTCGTGATCATGAATGCTCACCTCTGGCGGGGGCGGCAAAACATTCGTTTGTGGGGCTTCCATACTACCCTGTCGACCCCCGGTTTAGAGTCGCTGGCACCTTTAAAGCGTATCTGTTTGCCAGGAGCAGGCGGTCGCCGGCTGCTGACGGTGGTGAACTGAAGATCCGCGAGGTGGGCAGGTTTCTGTTTGATTTTGACGGGCGTCAGCATACCCTGCTCGTCTGGCAGGCTGCCGGCCAGGATCGTCTTACGGTTGTTTTCAGTGATGCAACTTCCGGTGCTGAAACCTACGGTGCCGGCCGGTTAGTTGACCTCCAGCCCCTAGCCGGCAATCGCTACGAAGTTGATTTCAACTATGCAGCCAATCCCTATTGCTGCTATAATCACGATTTCCAGTGCCCCCTGCCGCCGGCGGGAAACCGCTTGCCTTTTGCCGTCCAGGCCGGGGAGAAAGTGGTGCCCGCCAAGCCCTGATCAGGTCAGAGGCGGCATGGTTGCCATAACCTCCTGCGAGGAAAAACCAACAATAGTGTTGATAGCATAAGATGCTAAGGAGCGTAATGATGAGTAGCGATTATACTGCCATGTGGCAGGAACTGGGGCTTGATCTGGAAGCCCATGATGCCCTGCTCGAGGCGTTGAGCAGTAGTTATCAGGATATTTTTCTGAGCCAGAAAAACCGTCCCCAAGGGATGCAGTACCTTGATTTCGTCATGAGTGAGGTCCACGGGCTGCGGATCAAGGAGCTGCTGGATGCCCGGCGTGCCGGCCGGCCGGTGGTGGGTTCCTTCTGTGTGTTTGTACCCGAAGAGATCATCCTGGCGGCGGATGGCATTCATGTGGGCCTGTGCGCCGGGGCGGAGTTCGGCACCGAGGAGGTGGAAAAAATTCTGCCCCGCAACACCTGTGCCCTGATCAAGTCCGCTTTTGGCTTCAAGCTCAGCCGGGTCTGTCCGTTTATCGAGGCTGCGGACATGGTGGTGGGGGAAAACACCTGCGATGGCAAGAAAAAATCCTACGAACAGCTGGGTGAACTGCTGCCCAATCTCTATGTCATGGATCTGCCCCAGCAGAAGACTGCCGCCGGCAAACGCCTGCTGCGCGAAGAATATGTCCGTTTTCTCCATGCCATGGAGGAGCTTTCCGGGATCACCATTGACGCAAAACGGCTGCGAAGGGGGGTTGAACTGGTCAACGCCAAGCGTGCTGCCCTTGCCCGCCTCAACCGTCTACGGTCCAGCCGGCCGTCACCCATTTCCGGTCTGGATGCCCTGCTGATCAACCAGGTCTCTTTTTATGACGATCCGGTTCGTTTTACCGGCCAGATCAACAGTCTCTGCGATGAACTGGAGGCAAGGATTGCCCGGCAGGAGGGGGTTGTTGCCGGCACGACTCCCCGGGTCCTGCTTTCGGGCTGTCCCATGGCGGTTCCCAACTGGAAGATTCCCATGCTCATTGAACGTTCGGGGGCGGTGGTGGTTGGTGAGGAATCCTGTGTCGGCGAGCGCGGCAGCCGCAACCTGACCGATGCCTCCGGGGCTACCGTTGATGCCCTGCTGGATGCCATTGTTGAGCGCTATTTCGCCATTGATTGCGCCGTGTTTACCCCCAACCGGGAACGGGAGCAGCATGTGGTGGAGATGGTGCAGGCGTACCAGGCGGATGGGGTTATCCACTATGGTCTCCAGTTCTGCCAGCCGTATCTCATTGAATCGATGCCCATGGAGCAGCGGTTGACCGACCAGGGAATCACCACCCTGCGGATTGAAACTGATTACAGCATGGAAGACCTCGGTCAGCTGCAGACCCGCATCGAGGCGTTTGTTGAAATGCTTGGTTAAGAGGAGTTTTCCGCGATGCGTTGTGCCGGTATAGATCTTGGTTCCCGAACCATTGAAGTGGTGATTGTCGAAGACGGCCGCCTGGTGGCCAGCCGCCAGGCGGAAACCGGTTTTGCCCCCGATCGGCAGGCTGCCAGCCTGCTGGCGGGGGAGTCCTACGATCGCCTGCTGGCCACCGGCTACGGCCGCCACCTTTTTGAGCAGATCAACGGGACGCCGACGGTTACCGAGATCAAGGCAGTGGCGGCCGGATTCCATGCCCTGGCCCCCGAGGTTGATCTGATTCTGGATATCGGCGGCCAGGATTCCAAGGTTGTTGCTCTTAATCAGACGGGCAAGGTGATAAAATTTGAGATGAATGACCGCTGCGCCGCCGGGACCGGCAAATTCCTCGAGCTGGTGGCCATGACTCTCGGTTTCCCCCTGGATGCCTTCGGCCAGGAAGCCCTCAAAGCGGAAAAAACTCTGCAGATCAACAGCATGTGTGCTGTTTTTGCCGATTCAGAGGTGACCTCATTGATCGGCCGGGGAGAGGACCGGCGTGCCATAGCCCTTGGTCTGCACCGGTCGATTGTCAATCGGGCAGTCGGCATGCTGAAGCGGTTCAACCTCGACCGCTCGACGATCGGTTTTGTCGGCGGGGTGGCTTGGAATCCCTGTGTCCACCGGCTGCTGGAGGAGCATCTACAGAAGATTGTCCATATTCCTCCCAACCCCCAGATTGTTGCCGCCTACGGGGCCGCCTTGCTGGCGGCCGGCGGTTAGCCCGACCACTTTTCCTTGAA from Candidatus Anaeroferrophillus wilburensis includes these protein-coding regions:
- a CDS encoding 2-hydroxyacyl-CoA dehydratase, whose product is MSSDYTAMWQELGLDLEAHDALLEALSSSYQDIFLSQKNRPQGMQYLDFVMSEVHGLRIKELLDARRAGRPVVGSFCVFVPEEIILAADGIHVGLCAGAEFGTEEVEKILPRNTCALIKSAFGFKLSRVCPFIEAADMVVGENTCDGKKKSYEQLGELLPNLYVMDLPQQKTAAGKRLLREEYVRFLHAMEELSGITIDAKRLRRGVELVNAKRAALARLNRLRSSRPSPISGLDALLINQVSFYDDPVRFTGQINSLCDELEARIARQEGVVAGTTPRVLLSGCPMAVPNWKIPMLIERSGAVVVGEESCVGERGSRNLTDASGATVDALLDAIVERYFAIDCAVFTPNREREQHVVEMVQAYQADGVIHYGLQFCQPYLIESMPMEQRLTDQGITTLRIETDYSMEDLGQLQTRIEAFVEMLG
- a CDS encoding DUF1684 domain-containing protein — its product is METTLMMELAVFSPRWRGRLMAGILVVLSAAAFLLPSPAARAAAPGEFYAGRIQAYRQSKDAYFRDHECSPLAGAAKHSFVGLPYYPVDPRFRVAGTFKAYLFARSRRSPAADGGELKIREVGRFLFDFDGRQHTLLVWQAAGQDRLTVVFSDATSGAETYGAGRLVDLQPLAGNRYEVDFNYAANPYCCYNHDFQCPLPPAGNRLPFAVQAGEKVVPAKP
- a CDS encoding 3-hydroxyacyl-ACP dehydratase, encoding MRCAGIDLGSRTIEVVIVEDGRLVASRQAETGFAPDRQAASLLAGESYDRLLATGYGRHLFEQINGTPTVTEIKAVAAGFHALAPEVDLILDIGGQDSKVVALNQTGKVIKFEMNDRCAAGTGKFLELVAMTLGFPLDAFGQEALKAEKTLQINSMCAVFADSEVTSLIGRGEDRRAIALGLHRSIVNRAVGMLKRFNLDRSTIGFVGGVAWNPCVHRLLEEHLQKIVHIPPNPQIVAAYGAALLAAGG
- a CDS encoding alginate export family protein gives rise to the protein MKNRVVMMSTAALFLVILLTLPAVSFAYTFLDCGVCSSRKAAKEKAEKDKLTFGMETRLRYEYLDNINFSFYGDNPPAGAGTDGFLTGRVRAGIDYRPVERIHIALWGAYADAWDYDSDELFDNKRTSRYKEDPDLYLAYVEFENILDQDLNIKLGRQRLDYGDFRVLGLCDWVNTGPYLWDAVLVSKRFPNGFVDMFYGRTVYQDEHEFSLNRRHWYEGAGVYSHWQLPKGMPYIAFEPFYIMKWDDHENYNGGAGDLDDQYLGMRSYGRDLAGFDYDLLYARESGDMGGLDIDAYHFNVRVGYRFAMLPWSPRLSFGYTVSSGNDSGTADFEQYQTAFGVWGAAYGQEYNMFSFKNFEDYQLSLELKPLEPVKVELHYHDYKLHESGDSWRSLANDGTLGDDVGDVFELEVRYALSDTMSIGLQAGMFVPGDYAKDRTGFDDEATWILLDWDYRFDWKLL